The Paracoccus sp. MBLB3053 nucleotide sequence GCCGGTGCTGCGCGATTTCCTGGCCTCGGCCCGGTTGGATGCGGCGTCCATCGCGGGGGCCGACCTGCCCTTGTCGCTGGCCGATGCGATCAAGCGCATCCGGCCGGAACTGGACCTTTACCTGCTTTCGGACCGCCATGTCGAACGCATCGCCGGCGACGCGCGGGCGAGCGGGCTGCGCCGCGTGCTTTACTCGGTCGAGGAATTGCTGGAGCTGCATCTGTGCATCCTCGAAGGCGTCGACGACCGCTTCCGCACGCCCTTCTTCGACAATCTCAAGAAATACGCGATGCGCCCGATCAGCACCTTCCACGCATTGCCGATCGCGCGCGGCAAGTCGGTGTTCAAGTCCGACTGGATCCGCGACATGGGCGAGTTCTACGGGCTGAACATCTTCCTTGCCGAATCCAGCGCGACGACCGGCGGGCTCGACAGCCTTTTGGAGCCCACGGGCAACATCAAGGAAGCGCAGGACATGGCGGCGCGGGCCTTCGGCGCGGATCATGTATTCTTCGTGACCAATGGCACCTCGACCTCGAACAAGATGGTGCATCAGGCCTTGGTCGCGCCGGGCGATATCGTGCTTCTCGACCGCAACTGCCACAAGTCGCACCATTATGGCCTCGTGCTGGCTGGCGGCCAGCCGCTTTACATCGACGCCTTCCCGATGACGGAATATTCGATGTATGGCGCGGTGCCGCTCGCGAGCATCAAGAAGGCGCTTCTGGACCTCAAGGCCGACGGGCGGCTTGACCGCGCCAAGATGGTCGACCTGACCAATTGCACCTTCGACGGCCATATCTACAACACCCGCCGGGTGATGGAGGAATGCCTCGCGATCAAGCCCGACCTGATCTTCCTATGGGACGAGGCCTGGTTCGGCTTTGCCCGCTGGTCGCCCTTCCTGCGGCCGCGCACCGCCATGGGCGCGGCCGAGGCCATCGCGGCCTGGATGGAGGACCCGGCCTCGGTCGAGGCCCACGAGGCCCAAGCGAAGGAGTTGGGCAAAAACCCGTCCGCGGCGAAGCTGATGGAAACCCGGCTGATCCCCGATCCGCGCCAGATCCGGCTGCGGGTCTACCAGACCAATTCGACGCACAAGTCGATGTCGGCGCTGCGGCAGGGCTCGATGCTGCTGGTCCGCGACGTCGATTTCGCCAGCGTCGAGGCGCAGTTCCACGAGGCGGTCTTCACCCATGCCTCGACCAGCCCGAACCAGCAGCTGATCGCCAGCCTCGACATTGCCCGCCGCCAGATGGAGCTGGAAGGCTACGGCCTCGTCGCCAATGCGATCGAGATCGCGCTGGACATCCGCAAGGAGGTCAATGCCCATCCGGTCATCTCGAAATATTTCCGCATCCTCGGCGCCGACCAGATGATCCCCGCCGAGTACCGCCAGACCGGCTTCACCGATTTCCTGACCCCCGGCACGGATTGGGAGGACCAGGTCCGTTCCATGCATGAAGACGAGTTCTGCCTTGACCCGACGCGGATGACGCTGGTCTGCGGCACGGCGGGCTATGACGGCACCCAGTTCAAGAAGCTGATGGCCGATGATTACGACATCCAGTTCAACAAGACCTCGCGCAACTCGGTCCTGCTGCAATCGAACATCAACAACACCCGCAGCGATGTCGCGAACCTGATCCGGGTGCTTCTGGAAATCAGCCGCAAGATCGAGGCCGATCTGGCCCGCGGCGGCGAGAATGGCCGCGCGGCTTTCGCGGCGCGGGTGAAGTCGCTGATGACCGACGTGCCCGACCTGCCGAATTTCAGCGAGTTCCACGAGGCCTTCCGCTGGGATGCCGGCAAGAAGACCCCCGAGGGCGACATGCGCTCGGCCTTCTACAGCGCCTATTACGCCGAGGGCTGCGAATATGTCCCTCTCGACAGTCCCGAGGTCGACAAGCGGCTGAAATCCGGCCCGGCGATGATCTCGGCCAATTTCGTGATCCCCTACCCGCCGGGCTTCCCGATCATGGTGCCCGGGCAGGTCATCACGAAGGAGACGATCGATTTCATGCGCAAGCTCGATGTCAAGGAAATCCACGGCTTCGAACGCGCCAAGGGGCTGAAGCTGATCCGTCCCGACCACGCCAAGGATCACATTCGCAAGTAAGGGGGAAAGTCATGTTCAGCTATATCGCGGAAACGCTTCGCGCCAACCCGCAGCTTGCGATCTTCCTGACGCTGGCGATCGGCTACTGGGTGGGGGCGCGGCGCTTCGGCAGCTTCAGCCTTGGCGCGGTGACCGGGACGCTGCTTGCGGGCGTTGTCATCGGCCAGATCGGGATCGACATTTCCAGCCAGGTGAAGTCGATCTTCTTCATCATGTTCCTGTTTGCGGTGGGCTTCGGGGTCGGGCCACAATTCGTGCGCGGCATCGCGACCGACGGGTTGCCGCAGGCGCTGTTCGCGGTCGTGGTTTCGGTCCTGTGCCTTGCCGGGGTCTGGATCGCGGCCAAGGTCTCGGGTTACGGCCCGGGACTTGCCGCCGGCTTGCTCGCCGGCGCGCAGACCATCTCGGCCTCGATAGGGCTAGCGACGGACGCCATCAACGGGGCGGGGCTTAGCCCCGAACAGACCAAGGCCGAGCTGGACCTGATGCCCGTGGCCTATGCCATCACCTATCTTTTCGGCACCATCGGCACCGGCTGGATCCTGGCATTCGTCGGGCCGAAGATACTGGGCGTCGACATCGCCGAGGCCTGCGCCCGCTATGAGCGCGAGGTTCTGGCTGGCGGCAGCAAGGATGCGAGCCATCTGAGCGCTTGGCGCGCGCGAGAGCTGCGCGCCTATCGTGTGCGCGAAGGCGGCATGGCGGTCGGCCAATCCGCAATCGCTGTCGAGACGCTGGCCGAGGGCGAGCGCATCTTTGTCGAGCGCATCCGCCGCGATGGCGAACTCGTCACCCCCAGCCCCGAGACCGTGCTGAAAGCGGGCGACCTCGTCGCAGTTTCTGGCAAGCGCGACGTGCTGGTGAAGCTCTTCGGCGAGACCCAGGAGGTCGATGACCAAGATCTATTGGATATCCCGGTCGAGGCCGTCGACGTGCTGCTGACCAGCAAGGCACTGGATGGCCGCGAGTTGATCGATCTGGCGAAGGAACCCTACACGCGCGGGGTCTATCTGAACTCGATCCGGCGCGGTTCGATGGCGGTGAATATCCCCGTCATGCCCAAGACCATGCTGAACCGGGGCGACATCGTCCGCGTCGCCGGATCGACCGCCCATGTCGCCGAATTCGTCAAGAAAGTCGGTTTCGCGGATCGCCCGCAGACGGTCACGAATATGGTGCTGGTCGGGTTGTCCATCTTTATCGGCGGGCTGATCGGGGCCTATGTAATGCCGGTCGGTGGGATTCCGATCACGCTTTCGACCTCGGGGGGCGCGCTGATCGTGGGCATCCTGGTCGGCTGGCTGCGCACGGTGAAGCCGCAGATCGGCAATATCCCGCAGCCCACCCTGTGGTTCATGAACTCGGTCGGGCTGAATGTCTTCATCGCCATCGTTGGGATTTCCTCGGGGCCGACCTTCATCGCCGGGCTGAAAGAGGCGGGCTTCGGGCTGTTCTTCTGGGGACTTTTCGCCACCGCAGTGCCGATGCTGCTCGCGCCCTATATCGGCAAGTACATTTTCAAGTTCGATGACGCGATCAATCTTGGCTGCTGCGGCGGGGCGCGGACCTCGACGGCATCGGTCGCCATGGTGGGCGAGGTCGCCAAAAGCGACGTACCCATGCTGGGCTATACCGTCCCCTATGCCGTCAGCAACACGCTCTTGACGCTTTGGGGGCTGGTGATCGTGCTGCTGATCCTCTGAACCCCAAGGGGGAAGGCGGAAACATGGAAGCGATCCGATCTTTCTTCGCGCATTCCCCGATCGCGGTGCTCTTCGTCTGCGTCGCGATCGGCTTCGCCATCGGGCGGATCAAGGTGGCGGACATTCCGATCGGTGGCATTGCGGGCACGCTTTTCGCCGCGATCATCGTGGGCCAGGTCGGGGTCGAGGTCGACGAGAACATCAAGACCATGGCCTTTGCCCTGTTCATCTATTCGCTGGGCTATGTCTCGGGGCCAGGCTTTTTCCAAAGCCTCGGGCGCAGCACGCTCAGCCTCGTCAACCTGTCGCTGGTCTCAAGCTTCCTGATCTTCCTGACAATCTGGGGGCTGGCGCAGGTCTTCGGCCTGGACAAGGGCACGGCGGCGGGGTTGCTGGCGGGCGGGATCACCGAATCCGCCGCCGTCGGCACCGCCAGCGAGGCCTTGGGAAGCCTGCCTCTGCCGCCCGACCAGATTGCCGCGATGCAGGCCAATATCGGCGTGGCCTATGCCATTACCTATCTCTTCGGCTTCACTCTGGTCGTGTTCTTCGTCAGCCTGATCGCGCCCCGGATCATGCGGATAGACCTTCCGGCCGAGGCCGCCGCCTACACTGCCGTCATGGGTATCGGCAGCGATGATGAAATTGGCCCGGAACAGGAATCCGCGCTGCGCAGCGTCGTCGCCCGCGCCTATCAGGTGACGCGGCAGGAAGCTGCGGGTCTCGACATCGCCGAATTCGAGAAGCGCTTCAACGGCTTCGTCACAGTGCAGCGGATGATGCGCCGGGGCCGCCCGATCGAGGCGGCGAAGACCCAAACCCTTGCCATCGGCGACCGAATTGCGCTGCTGGGCCGGATCGACGAGCTACTTCAGGCGGGCGCTTTCCTTGGCACCGAGACAACCAACATGCGCGGCCTCGAACTGGTGGGCGAGACCCGGACCGTCGTGCTGACGAACAAAGCCTTCATCGGCGAGACCATCATGGCGGTGCGCGCCCGCATCGATCCCGAGCAACGCCGGGGCGTCCATGTCACTAAAATCTCGCGTTTGGGTCAAAGCCTGGTCCCCCGCCCGAAGATGCGGCTGGAAGCCGGCGACACCGTGACCCTTTACGGCACCCCCGAGGCGCTGGACGGCGCCGAGCCGATCATCGGCTATGCGGTGGATCAGGGCATCGCGGTCGACTACGTCTATCTGGGGCTTGGCATCATCGTCGGCATCGCGATCGGCATGGTCACGATCAAGATCGCGGGATCGCCCGTCGCGCTGCATACCGGCGGCGGCTGCCTTCTGTCAGGTCTGCTGTTCGGCTGGCTGCGCGCGCGCCATCCCAGCTTTGGCGGCCTGCCCCCCGCCACCGCGCTGCATCTGCGGGATTTCGGCCTTGCGATCTTCATCGCCTGCGTCGGGCTTGCCACCGGGCCGCAGGCCTTGGCCCTGCTGAGGCAGCAAGGCATCCTGCTTCCTGTCCTTGCGATCATTGCCATCATCCTGCCGATCGTCGTCTCGCTGTTCTATGCCCGCTATGTTCTGAAGTTGAACCCGGCCGTGATCTGCGGCGCACTGGCGGGATGCTTCACCTGCACGGCGGGACTGAACGCCGCCGTGCAGGCCGCGGGAAACGAGGCCCCCGTGCTTGGCTATACCGTGCCCTATGCCATCTCGAACGCGACGCTGACCCTGCTCGGCCCCATTCTCGTGCTGACCGTCTGAAGGAGCGTGCAAAGTGACCCAATTGCTTGGCAGGATCCGCGCCACGCCGCTGCTTTGGCTCTTGGCCTTCGTGCCCGTCGTGTTGCTGTTCGAGATGGTCACCCCCGGATCGCATACCCTGCTGTTCCTGCTTTCTGTGCTGGCCATCGTGCCGCTCGCCGCGCTCCTCAGCCTCGCGACGGAATCCGTGGCCGAGAAGACCGGGGACGCGGCGGGCGGGCTGATCAACGCCACGCTTGGCAACCTGACCGAGCTGGTGATCGCCCTGACCGCGCTGGCCGCCGGGCAATACGGGCTGGTCAAGGCCTCGATCGCGGGGGCCATCGTCACCAATGCGCTCTTCATGCTGGGCGCGTCCTTCCTGCTGGGCGGGCTGCGCCACCATGTGCAGGAATTCAACCGCGTCGGCGCCCGCTTCCAGGCCAGCCTGCTCTTCATCGCGACGGTGGCGCTGCTGGTGCCCTCGGCGGTGGGCACGGCCGATCGCGTGACCGATCCCGTGGCGATCCAGAAGCTCAGCCTGATGCTCGCGGTCCTTTTGATCGCGGGCTATGTGCTGGGGCTGTATTTCTCGCTCGGCACCCACAAGGAGGCCTTTGCCAGCGCCGAACACGAGGCCCATGAGGATGTGCTGCCGATCGGTGTCGCGCTGATCACGCTGGCCGTCGTCACTGTGCTCGTCGCGCTGGTCAGCCATATCTTCGTGGCCTCGGTCGAGGTCGCGGGCGCGGCGCTGGGGCTCACGCCCGCCTTCGTCGGCTTCATCATCGTCTCGCTGGTCGGAGGCGCGGCCGAATTCGCCTCGGCCTTCTCGGCGGCGCGCAAGGACCGGCTCGACCTCAGCGTCAGCATCGCGCTTGGCAGCGCGGTTCAGATCGCGCTCTTCGTCGGACCGGTCCTGGTCCTGCTGAGCTATGTGATCGGGCCCGCGCCGATGGGCCTCGACTTCTGGCCCGGTGCGGTCGTGATGATGCTGATCTCGGCGCTGTCGGCTGCGATGCTCACGAATGGCGGGCACTCGACCTGGTTCCTTGGCGTGCTCGTGCTGATGGTCTATGCGATCTTCGGCCTGACGCTTTATGTCCTGCCGCCCGCGCCATGAATACGCGCCTCCGAGATCCTGTTTGGCCTGATCATGGTCCTGACCTTCCTGCGGATCTCGCATGCCGTCGCCCTCAAGGCATTCTCTGGATCCTGATCGAGCTGATCCAAGCATCCACGCAAGGGGCACAGTTGCGCCCGCGTTGTGCTGGTGCGCGAGGATTGCGAAGGCTTCGTTCAGTCAATCCGGACCGCAGAAACCTGATCGTCAGCGACATGGGCCTGTGCCTGCCGCGAACGGCAGGCACTGGGCGAGATCAGGCCGTCTGGGTGACGAACTTGGTGTTGACATAGGCGTCGAGCGCCTCGGTCCCGCCTTCCGATCCGTAGCCTGAATCCTTGATGCCGCCAAAGGGCACTTCGGGCAGGGCTAGTCCGAGATGGTTGATTGTCAGCATCCCCGCTTCGACCTTCCGGGCCAGCATGGCCCGCGTTTCGGCGGCCGCGGTAAAGGCATAGGCGGCGAGGCCATAGGGCAGACGGTTCACCTCGTCCATCAGCGCGGTCTCGTCGCGGAAGGGGATCATGGGCGCGAGCGGACCAAAGGGCTCCTCATGCATGATCCGCGCATCCTCGGGAACCGAGGTCATGATCGTCGGCTGGAAGAAATAGCCCTTGTTGCCATGTCGCGCCCCGCCGATGCGGATTTCGGCCCCCTTTTCGCGGGCATCGGCGACCATCTCCTCCATCGCGGACAGACGGCGGGCATGCGCCAGCGGGCCCATCGTCACGCCTTCGTCAAGCCCGTCGCCCAGTTTCAGCGCATTTGCCGCAGCCTCGAACCGGTCAAGGAACTGGTCCATCACGTTCTCATGGATCAGGAATCGGGTCGGCGACACGCAGACCTGCCCGGCATTGCGGAACTTGTTGAAGCTCAGAAGTTTCGCGGCCTGATCCACATCGGCATCGGCAAAGACGATGGCAGGGGCATGGCCGCCCAGTTCCATCGTGCTGCGCTTCATGTGCAGCCCGGCCAGCGCGGACAGTTCCTTGCCGATCGCAGTCGATCCGGTGAAGGAAATCTTGCGGATGTCAGGATGCGGGATCAGGTGCTTGGACACCATCGCGGGCACGCCGAAGACAAGGTTGAGCACCTCGGCAGGCACGCCCGCATCGACAAAGGCCTGGACCAGCGCCATCGGGCTGGCGGGTGTCTCTTCGGGCGCCTTGAGCACGACGGAACAGCCCGCCGCCAGTGCCGCCGAGATCTTGCGGACCGCCTGGTTGAGCGGAAAGTTCCATGGCGTGAAGGCAGCAACCGGACCCACTGGCTCGCGGATGACCTGCTGATGGACATTCGGCGCACGGGCAGGAATGACGCGGCCGTAATTCCGGCGCGCTTCCTCGGCGAACCAGTCGATGACATCGGCGCAGGCGAGGGTTTCGACCATGGCCTCGGCCAGCGGCTTGCCCTGTTCGATGGTCAGGTTGCGGGCGACCCTCTGCGCACGCTCGCGCAGCAGTTCCGCGGCCTTGCGCATGATCTTGTAGCGGTCGAACACGCCGACATCGCGCCAGATGGCGAACCCGCGGACCGAGGCCTCGACAGCACGGTCGAGGTCGCTTTCGGTTGCAAGGGGAACATGTCCGATCACCTCTTCGGTCGCGGGGTTCAGGACCGGCTGGCTGGCGCCGTCCGTGGCCGCGCACCATGTGCCGGCGATGAACATCATCGGATTGGGATAGGACATTTTCGTCTCCAGTTTCTGAAATCTTGCGGCCCGGTCAGAGCAGCTTGCCGGGGTTCATCAAGCCCTGCGGATCAAGCGCCGACTTGATGCGGCGCATCATCTCGAGTTCGGGCCCGGCCCGCAGGCGGGCAAGGCTGTCGCGCTTTGCCTGACCCACGCCATGTTCGGCCGAAAAACTGCCGCCAAGTCCCTCGGCCAGATCGGCGAGCGCGGCATTGATCGCGGGTTCGCAGGCCCGCAGCGCATCGGCATGATCGCGCGACGCCGGGCTGACGTTGAAGTGGATGTTCCCGTCGCCAAGATGGCCGTAGCAGATCGGCTGGGCATCGGCGCAGATCCCGGCGATCAGGGCGCTGCCCCTCGTGAGCAATTCGGGAATGCTGCCGATCGGGACCGAGACATCGTTCTTGACCGAATGGCCAAGGCCGTTCTGCGCGAACGAGATCGCCTCGCGGAAGGCCCAGAACGCCTCGCGCTGCGCGACGCTCTGGGCCAGGAGGGCATCGGTGATCTCGCCCCGCTCGAGCCCGCTTACCAAGGCATCGTGCAGGCGATCCTGCGTCGCCTCGGTGCCGGTGAAATCCTCGGCTTCGATCAGCAGGCAGGCGCTGGGGCCACCCGGCAGGGCCAGCGCCGCCGCGAGTTCCGGCCGCTGGTCCGAGATCAGCGCCACGGTCGCGGCGTTCATGTATTCGAAGGCGACAAGGGCATCCGGCAGGCTGCTGCGCAGCTTGACGAGCAGCGACAGCGCAGCGTCGATCGACGCGACCGGGCAGAATGCCGTCAGCACGCTCTTGGGTGCAGGCACCAATTGCAGGACCGCACCGGTCACGATGCCCAATGTCCCCTCGCTGCCGATGAAGACCTGCTGCAATGCATATCCGGTATTGTCCTTGGCGACCGGGCGCATGCCGTCCCAGACACGTCCGTCGGGCAGAACGACCTCGAGCCCGGTGACGCGCTGGCGCGTCATGCCGTGTCGCAACACATTGCTGCCGCCCGCATTGGTGGCGATGATGCCACCGATCTGGGCCGAACCTTCCGAGCCGATCAGGACCGGTAAATCCAGCTGGTGCCGGGCGGCATGGGCGCGCGCTGCGCCAAGCGTCATCCCGGCGTCAACGGCCATGGTCATGCCAAGCGGGTCGATCGAACGGAGGGCCGATATGCGCTCGAGCGAAAAGACGACCTCTCCGGCCAGCGGAATTGCCCCGCCGACCAGGCCCGTCCTTCCGCCCTGAGGGACGATCGACGCGCCCGCCGCGGCGCATAGCGCGACCGCCTGCGCGACCTCTTGGGTCGAGCGGGGCAGGATCACGCAGATCGCGTTGCCGGCATAGCGCCCGCGCCAGTCGCTTTCATAGGCCATGCGGTCCGCCGGATCCGTCAGGACGCCGGACTTTCCCAAGGCCGTGGTCAGCTTCCGGATCAGCTCGTCATTTGCGTGGTCAGGCATGCAGGTCTCCGTCTAAAGGCCAGATCCGCCCGCCATTCACTGCCCGGCCGCGCATGGGGAGTTTCGGATAGATGGCCGGACGCTAGATCTGTGATCTCAGACTGTCAACGCGAATCTGAGATCGCAGTTATCTCGCCGGCCTTTCGACGATCATCGCAGGACAGTTTCATGCTGACCTGCACAAGCCGCATCCCGTCCATGATATCCGCGGCCACTGCCTCGCCCAGCCTGGCCGCGTCGCCATCGCGCAGCGCCTCAAGAATCACCGGATGCTGGTCCTCTTCGGCGGGCCGGCCTGCATAGCGTTCGAAGACGAGGCGCATCAGCGGGCCGAATTGCAGCCAGAGTGTCTCGATGAGCCGCATCACGGTCGGGCCGGGCTTCGCTGCATAGATCTTGAAGTGAAACTCGTAATTTCCGAGCATGTAGGCCTCGACATCGCCCGAGGCGAGGCCGCGATTCATGCGCTGGTCGATATCGCTCAGCTCGGCGATCAGCGTCTGGGTCACCTCGGGCATGGCGCGCATGGCTGCCGCAGGTTCAAGCTGCATGCGGCTGAACAGCAGATCGTCGAAGCGCTGAGGGGTCATCTGGGGCACGACAATGCTGCTTTTCGAGCGCACTTCCAAAGCCTGCTCGGCCGCAAGACGCGAGACGGCCTCGCGGACCGGCATCGGGCTGACGCCCAGCTCGCGGGCGAGCGCGCGGGAAGACAGGACCTGATCGGGCGTGATCGCACCGGTCACCAGCCTGCGCCTCAATGTTTCGTAAGCCATGGCGCGCAGTGGCGCATCGGCCGCCTTCCTTGCTTCTTCATCGATTCCGCTTGGCATCGGCCCCTCAACTGCCCGTAGCTCTGGGCAGTGCGATGGGGCAGGACAATCGGGGCGCAATGTCTTCGGGAGGCGTCAAGCGGCGTCTTTCCTGCTCAGAAACTCATGGCGGCAAGCCTACGTGAAGCGGATTCCGTGTCAACTCGCCCCATGAGCGCCGTGAAGCGCCCGTCGTCCCGAATGATGCATTCCAGAACGGATCATGCCCGCTTTACAATGACTTCTAAGGATAATTCTCACCCTGTCATGTCTGGCCCAGACGGCCAGGACGATGCCTCTGCAGGTGTCCGATCACGTCTCTCATGATCTGGTGATGCTCGACCGGGCGCGATTTGGTGTCTCGGCAGGGTCCGAGGGCCGAGGGGCCCCAACCGGGCTAAGTCTTTTTCTGTTCTTCAATGATGAGCGCGGCAAGTCGAAAGAACCCATGCACCATTTTCGAATAGGGCAGCAGCAGAAAGAAGCCGAAGACCGATCCCAGATGCAGGGCGAGAAACGCCCTGAGCGCCCAGCCGGTCGATTGATCAAGCGCAAGACCGCTGGATGCAATCAGGAAAAGCAACAGGACGAAGGCCATTTCCCCGCCCCAGACGCGGCTGGCGCCAAGGCTGCGATCCGCCTTCAGCTTCAGGAGGGCAAGACATGCAGATCCGGCGCAAAGGAGGACCCCGCCGGACAGGCCGAGCAGTTTCGGCGGGCTGAACAGCCCATATGGTGCAGGCATCGCGAAGGCATAATGCATCACCGTCGCGACAGAAGTGGCCGCCAGGCAGAGCATGAAGCCCAGAACGACCACTTGATGGGCGTGCCGACGCGCGTTGGAATAGCGGTCCCGCTTTTCGAAATTGCAGCCCTGTCCCTGACCTCCAGACAGGTTCCGCAACCTGATCGCGCTCGCAAATGCGGCTTTCATCTCTGATCCTCGGACCGCCCTTCCACCGGTTGCAGTCCAGTAGCGGCGCAGCCCCATCGCGACCACGAGAAGGGGCAAGAGGAAGGCCGGAAGGAATATCGCGACCATCACCTCATGCGGGATCAGGTCGTAAAAATCCGTCTCGGCCGAAACAGATCCGCTCGACATGACCAGTAGCAGCAGGCTGATCGCCCCGACCAGCACAGCCGCGACGGCGAGCCCGCTTTGGTGAAAGACGCGCGCCAGAGGTTCGGGCCAGGCATGATCTTGCCAGGATGTCTGCCGGACCTCGGCAAGGATCGCGGGAATGTTCAGGGCGAATTCATGCGGAGGCGTATATTGGCAGGAATACCAGCAGCCCCGGCAATTATGGCAAAGATTGGCAAGATGGGTGATATCGCCCGAGGCAAAGCTTTTCTGCCGGGTCATTGCCGGAAAGACCGAGCAGAACCCCTCGCAATAGCGGCAGGCATTGCAGATTTCGAGCTGCCGGGCAGC carries:
- the tcuB gene encoding tricarballylate utilization 4Fe-4S protein TcuB, coding for MSFDLVRAVEIPLPDLHDEAARQLEICNACRYCEGFCSVFPAMTRQKSFASGDITHLANLCHNCRGCWYSCQYTPPHEFALNIPAILAEVRQTSWQDHAWPEPLARVFHQSGLAVAAVLVGAISLLLLVMSSGSVSAETDFYDLIPHEVMVAIFLPAFLLPLLVVAMGLRRYWTATGGRAVRGSEMKAAFASAIRLRNLSGGQGQGCNFEKRDRYSNARRHAHQVVVLGFMLCLAATSVATVMHYAFAMPAPYGLFSPPKLLGLSGGVLLCAGSACLALLKLKADRSLGASRVWGGEMAFVLLLFLIASSGLALDQSTGWALRAFLALHLGSVFGFFLLLPYSKMVHGFFRLAALIIEEQKKT